A region from the Leishmania panamensis strain MHOM/PA/94/PSC-1 chromosome 20 sequence genome encodes:
- a CDS encoding anti-silencing protein asf 1-like protein (TriTrypDB/GeneDB-style sysID: LpmP.20.4270), with product MADPVLQLLEIELLGENPDAYTSQFQWRMRMEAAASLPDAVSVSFVWVGSASSSQYDQVLDDFEVGPLEQGVTEFTLECDAPQMELVPTEDVLGVTILLISFQYRRQEFLRVGYYTQVAYFDAQLNQNPPPLPQRELLGRFVAMPQPAVTVTPIEWGSYGPQPAT from the coding sequence ATGGCCGATCCCGTGCTGCAGTTGTTAGAAATTGAGCTGCTCGGGGAGAACCCAGATGCGTACACGAGCCAGTTTCAGTGGCGAATGCGtatggaggcggcggcgagttTGCCCGACGCCGTCTCCGTCTCCTTCGTGTGGGTCGGCAGCGCTTCGTCGTCACAGTACGACCAGGTGCTCGACGACTTCGAAGTTGGACCGCTGGAGCAGGGTGTCACGGAGTTCACCCTAGAATGCGATGCCCCACAGATGGAGCTGGTACCCACGGAGGATGTGCTAGGCGTGACAATTTTGCTCATCTCGTTTCAGTACCGAAGGCAGGAGTTTCTGCGCGTGGGCTACTACACCCAAGTAGCATACTTTGATGCGCAGCTTAACCAGAACcccccgccgctgccgcagcgcgagTTGCTCGGTAGATTTGTTGCCATGCCGCAACCAGCTGTCACGGTTACCCCGATTGAATGGGGTTCATATGGGCCACAGCCAGCGACCTAG
- a CDS encoding DNA repair protein BRCA2, putative (TriTrypDB/GeneDB-style sysID: LpmP.20.4280) encodes MKVIACPHCTFINLPSKVKCGVCLRLLRKRESNVDDGSTTSAHRERKEAQPPTFTSPEHGTSKQHSEHDSPETCELYVRDSTARSLMPPVAPESSMEATVHVVQPPDVEAISAPPPVVTTLFSTASGKPVTVRRESLQKVAERLGDLTDLDVAARVPALFNTDNGKAATVPKTSLAKAPPSADGRGAAAARSTSALTLLATPGSAPVTVPAVALPKPPEPLELRSLLDKCEIANTGAVHSAVGPRQTPRAAAPPTGLTTSSPEHSFRAPAPHIIGGQRRGFVPPQRRCTAEALAKPSATAPQIQPTVLTALRFNPDACSCRSVAPSPSLSSITSLAFSFKGSDCGSVLGALLGASSTETVQVGQWHAMLIKLGASPNHCTIKWCRHALVSAMARMHFMATASSGALSSAFSPLTVLLCVMQMYNAEMVNGERPALRKMVEGDISSTSLVVLCMSSICEERNSPHMRIVTLSDGVYHLKVTCDVPLSSLIREGVLRPGQRMAVCGAKSLLHGQCAPTECEEQVVLSINYNCVRAVAQQTPLGVCNGEPLPLPLSLVHPLGGLVPAIEGVVARVLPSFFISQEVEASATTADGAPDVRHRVVKTVRSTHAQLQVSDRLRREVEAPAGGDAAEPKPLLRVTSLLVVNDKAEALLQQWERVDERALLTDDDEGTSLPVEGSWVTLYAVNPAKSRTAATPFSRAKLFFSSRKLHYVPSKGPLQHLRRIWQSTTDYSSITGVGDVADVCGLYMGSHRNNQGTFVLLLMRNDTYAFLQIPAPSVGRVLSLPIPTTERLPLVLLNATFLTGEDSVAGSDCCRLFANEYTVLLQRSMQANLKEALETAAQLRGLVDAVPQKYASRRAEVFRCLDEGDPSGGLGFSSTTLSSCGALSAPEVPPNVWRDAPPVNSGAAATPPMPQQREGRLPYYLRQDNNSRRTGKLQGVVLSSSIPLIPAGPTAIQGPYGATTVHPGVCESLTRPPNLVVADRSHHYGNIADLMFLFDPPLNRRAWHPLTDPIQATHASAAQQGEHFKYVQLCWRLSADSADDMTCRLGEISALGTVLESVCPLQELCSVIADERHIDVSLARSERLLQWRRQDALSVWWRFFTNSRVLDTPADLDGASSQYLWWLPVEWAEAMRTVNAKLQLAFFFFSLSGEVLRHVRLISDCCNVAELPCD; translated from the coding sequence ATGAAGGTGATTGCATGTCCGCACTGCACCTTTATCAACCTACCAAGTAAGGTGAAGTGCGGAGTTTGTCTTCGACTGTTGCGGAAGCGCGAGAGTAACGTAGATGATGGCTCCACCACATCAGCCCACAGAGAACGGAAGGAGGCTCAGCCACCGACATTCACCTCCCCTGAGCACGGGACGTCGAAGCAGCATAGTGAGCACGACTCGCCAGAAACTTGCGAGTTATATGTGCGAGACAGCACGGCAAGGTCTCTAATGCCGCCAGTCGCGCCGGAGAGCAGCATGGAGGCTACTGTCCATGTTGTCCAACCACCCGATGTGGAAGCCATTTCGGCACCCCCTCCGGTGGTCACGACGCTGTTTTCCACGGCATCTGGCAAGCCAGTGACGGTACGCCGCGAGTCTCTTCAGAAGGTGGCAGAGCGACTGGGGGACCTGACCGACCTTgatgtggcggcgcgcgtgcCGGCGCTGTTTAACACTGACAACGGGAAGGCAGCTACTGTGCCGAAGACATCCCTGGCGAAGGCCCCGCCCTCTGCAGATGGCCGgggagccgctgcggcgcgaTCCACAAGCGCACTCACCCTTTTAGCTACACCCGGCAGTGCGCCGGTGACAGTGCCGGCCGTGGCTTTGCCGAAGCCTCCTGAGCCCTTGGAGCTGAGGTCGCTCTTGGACAAATGTGAGATCGCTAACACCGGCGCCGTGCACAGTGCCGTGGGACCTCGGCAAACGCCACGAGCAGCGGCTCCGCCAACGGGTTTGACAACAAGTTCACCTGAACACAGCTTTCGCGCACCCGCACCTCACATCATCGGGGGCCAACGACGTGGCTTTgtgcctccgcagcggcgctgcactgcagaaGCGCTCGCAAAGCCATCCGCCACGGCACCGCAGATTCAGCCCACTGTGCTTACGGCTTTGCGATTCAACCCAGATGCGTGCTCGTGCCGTAGCGTAGCCCCCAGCCCATCGCTGTCGTCCATCACATCGCTAGCCTTTTCCTTCAAGGGAAGTGATTGCGGCAGTGTTCTGGGAGCCTTGCTGGGCGCGAGCAGCACTGAAACGGTACAAGTCGGCCAATGGCACGCGATGCTGATCAAGCTCGGCGCCAGCCCTAATCACTGCACGATCAAGTGGTGCCGCCATGCGCTCGTGTCGGCGATGGCTCGGATGCACTTCATGGCGACAGCCTCATCCGGCGCATTGTCGAgcgccttttcccctctcacGGTTCTCCTGTGCGTCATGCAGATGTACAACGCAGAGATGGTGAATGGCGAGCGCCCGGCGCTACGCAAGATGGTGGAGGGCGACATTTCCAGCACCTCCTTGGTGGTGTTGTGTATGAGCTCCATTTGCGAGGAGCGCAACTCGCCGCACATGCGTATCGTCACCCTTTCTGACGGCGTTTACCATCTCAAGGTGACATGTGACGTTCCGCTAAGTAGTTTGATTCGTGAAGGAGTGCTGCGACCTGGGCAAAGGATGGCGGTGTGCGGTGCCAAGTCGCTTCTGCATGGACAGTGCGCCCCAACTGAGTGCGAGGAACAGGTGGTCCTTAGTATTAACTACAACTGCGTGCGGGCGGTGGCTCAACAGACCCCGCTGGGTGTGTGCAACGGAGAGCCGCTTCCGTTGCCCTTGTCGCTCGTGCACCCGCTTGGTGGACTTGTGCCGGCAATCGAAGGTGTGGTGGCACGAGTCTTGCCGTCGTTCTTCATTtcgcaggaggtggaggcgtcgGCAACCACCGCCGATGGCGCACCTGACGTGCGCCATCGCGTTGTCAAAACGGTGCGTAGCACTCACGCCCAGCTGCAGGTAAGCGACCGCCTGCGCAGGGAGGTAGAGGCGCCAGCAGGTGGCGACGCAGCCGAGCCGAAGCCACTTTTACGAGTAACTTCGCTGCTCGTTGTCAATGACAAGGCCGAGGctctcctgcagcagtgggagagggtggaCGAGCGTGCTTTACTAACCGACGACGATGAGGGTACATCGCTGCCGGTGGAGGGAAGCTGGGTCACGCTGTATGCGGTCAACCCTGCCAAgtcgcgcaccgccgcgacgcCGTTCTCGCGAGCAAAGTTGTTCTTCTCGTCTCGGAAACTCCATTACGTTCCGTCCAAGGGCCCACTTCAGCACTTGCGACGCATTTGGCAGTCCACCACGGACTACAGTTCCATCACTGGGGTCGGCGATGTAGCCGACGTGTGTGGTCTCTACATGGGCAGCCACAGAAATAACCAGGGCACTTTCGTCCTCCTGCTGATGCGCAACGACACATACGCATTTCTTCAGATTCCTGCACCGTCTGTGGGGAGGGTGCTGTCGCTCCCTATCCCAACGACAGAGCGACTTCCTCTGGTGCTCCTGAATGCGACGTTTCTTACTGGCGAAGATTCCGTTGCCGGCTCTGACTGTTGCCGACTCTTCGCCAATGAGTACACggtgctcctccagcgaTCCATGCAGGCAAACTTGAAGGAGGCTTTGGAGACGGCCGCGCAACTTCGCGGATTGGTCGATGCTGTCCCACAGAAGTACGCCTCTCGCAGAGCGGAGGTGTTTCGGTGCCTTGATGAGGGCGATCCAAGTGGCGGCTTgggcttcagcagcaccaccctGTCCAGCTGTGGCGCCCTCTCCGCACCAGAAGTGCCACCGAACGTTTGGCGTGATGCGCCCCCGGTGAACtcaggcgctgcagcgacacccCCGATGCCTCAacagagggaagggagactGCCGTACTACCTGCGCCAAGATAACAACAGCAGACGAACCGGCAAGCTACAGGGAGTGGTGCTATCTTCCTCTATTCCCCTCATTCCTGCTGGCCCGACTGCGATTCAGGGTCCTTACGGCGCTACCACAGTCCACCCCGGCGTATGTGAGTCGCTTACGCGGCCGCCCAACTTGGTTGTTGCTGATCGTAGTCACCACTACGGCAATATAGCAGACCTGATGTTTCTTTTTGACCCTCCGCTCAATCGACGCGCATGGCACCCCCTCACAGACCCTATCCAGGCCAcccacgccagcgccgcgcaaCAAGGTGAACACTTCAAGTATGTTCAGCTGTGCTGGCGCCTTTCAGCGGACTCGGCCGATGACATGACATGCAGGCTGGGAGAGATCAGCGCTCTCGGCACTGTTCTGGAGAGCGTGTGCCCTTTGCAGGAGCTCTGCTCCGTCATCGCAGACGAACGGCACATTGACGTCTCGCTGGCGAGGAGCGAGCGGCttctgcagtggcgccggcAGGATGCCCTGTCGGTGTGGTGGCGGTTCTTCACCAACTCGCGTGTTCTCGACACTCCCGCCGACTTAGATGGTGCTTCTAGCCAGTACCTGTGGTGGCTGCCTGTGGAGTGGGCAGAGGCGATGAGAACAGTAAACGCAAAACTTCAGcttgccttctttttcttctccctcagtGGTGAGGTGCTCCGTCATGTGCGCCTCATCTCTGACTGCTGCAACGTGGCAGAGCTCCCGTGCGACTAA
- a CDS encoding hypothetical protein (TriTrypDB/GeneDB-style sysID: LpmP.20.4290): MLSSGTPLHGVEWPPSLLFTVKRHLDHVEDAVRPSIPPMPSSAPTIYDFFEVHHDAIGGEMLRSGFDAAITECCTAFLMGVLEQSCSLSFLLSRERRIIAMTVRQVEKRLLSKGRSNVMDSKRRRLDEKAASEPRYARVLTLEYLLRLYVSLPMILEHYNKLGSASMPSYATAPLWCFINITMRILSADPQLFSPITQYVPLR, translated from the coding sequence ATGCTCTCCTCTGGGACCCCTTTGCATGGTGTGGAGTGGCCGCCCAGTTTGCTCTTCACCGTCAAGCGACACCTCGACCACGTAGAGGATGCGGTGAGGCCTAGTATTCCGCCGATGCCATCGTCGGCACCGACCATCTACGACTTCTTCGAGGTGCACCATGACGCAATTGGAGGGGAAATGCTACGCAGCGGGTTTGATGCCGCGATAACTGagtgctgcactgcctttCTCATGGGTGTGCTGGAGCAGTCTTGCTCCTTGTCGTTTCTGCTGTCGCGGGAGCGGCGCATCATCGCCATGACAGTGCGCCAGGTAGAGAAACGCTTGCTGAGTAAGGGACGCTCGAATGTGATGGACTCCAAGCGACGCCGCCTGGATGAGAAGGCGGCAAGCGAGCCGCGATACGCCCGGGTACTGACGCTCGAGTACCTGCTGCGACTCTACGTGTCGCTGCCAATGATTCTAGAGCACTACAACAAGCTGGGCAGTGCAAGCATGCCTTCGTATGCCACAGCCCCACTCTGGTGCTTCATTAACATCACCATGCGAATTTTGAGTGCCGACCCACAGCTCTTTTCCCCAATCACGCAGTACGTTCCACTGCGATGA
- a CDS encoding hypothetical protein (TriTrypDB/GeneDB-style sysID: LpmP.20.4300) → MNRGVAVKIKYFDDNGGWSERKGAAASSAVFSLKNITVANVDMNHVDISDVDRLQDLVVTSAPTAVVMQNVSPATLSRIKSYSQIRKVYAVMETSRCEQQEESTVALLRLGLQCEPTEVPKTDGKQAFRALVQVNIRIPNGPSLSITVLHMEPGASRRLTFAMALLRAHPNVDIAVLLSNVTEGMVLTEDPYRELQVNRAAAGFVDVMEEGMERTTNWSTPWTVWLKCPKYSVVASAAELFVGQEPRYLSTTLVLRGQPNSTIAIPMPRSAKSGRGKSPSGPPAPGTPSQPLADPAILSAETVKTLMPTPQTSSSATEIIQRLMRQQQASQPRWKAAHSFVLKGSDTKLSTAETMYDASSHFANANDAVDALNSKALNWPAEFCVVQNTVLCADTVSHCDRQAFRRYVRDNKTNVSLSSQLFAATTAFAAAVAAAPVITSVTAASVGLPAGAIPGDKQWPKATNVRSEMEEFLNFQRQLKESVRREWSESCCVSVYQITPREMKFNITPAIGLAKDNLKKAIHYLNHAKAASKETNPLHDYPYDYALLFSVERQGYWLIAATNVPCDIVACRMVV, encoded by the coding sequence ATGAACCGTGGAGTAGCAGTCAAGATCAAATACTTCGATGACAACGGAGGCTGGTCCGAGCGCAAGGGCGCGGCtgccagcagcgcagtgTTTTCGCTGAAGAACATCACTGTGGCGAATGTGGACATGAATCACGTAGACATCTCGGATGTTGATCGTCTGCAGGATTTGGTCGTCACGAGTgcgccgacggcggtggtgatgcaGAACGTGTCACCAGCAACACTGAGCCGCATCAAAAGCTACAGTCAGATCCGCAAGGTCTACGCGGTGATGGAGACGAGCCGGtgtgagcagcaggaggagagtACCGTAgcgcttctccgcctcggGCTGCAGTGCGAGCCGACGGAGGTACCCAAGACGGACGGAAAGCAGGCATTCCGCGCACTGGTGCAGGTGAACATCCGTATCCCCAACGGACCATCGCTCTCCATCACAGTTCTGCACATGGAGCCCGGCGCGTCCCGCCGCCTCACGTTTGCCATGGCGCTCTTGCGTGCGCACCCAAACGTGGATATCGCTGTTCTGCTCAGTAACGTGACGGAGGGCATGGTCCTCACAGAGGATCCCTACCGCGAGCTGCAGGTGAACCGTGCAGCCGCTGGCTTTGTGGatgtgatggaggaggggatggAGCGCACCACAAACTGGTCGACGCCGTGGACGGTGTGGCTGAAGTGTCCTAAATACAGTGTGGTGGCGTCTGCAGCGGAACTGTTCGTCGGTCAGGAGCCGCGGTACCTCTCCACCACACTCGTCTTGCGTGGACAGCCAAACTCAACAATAGCGATTCCTATGCCACGCAGCGCCAAGTCTGGCCGTGGAAAGAGTCCTAGCGGACCCCCTGCACCCGGTACCCCTTCTCAGCCTCTCGCCGACCCCGCTATCCTGAGTGCAGAAACGGTGAAGACACTGATGCCGACACCGCAGACTAGCTCGTCCGCCACCGAGATCATCCAGCGCCTcatgcggcagcagcaggccagCCAGCCGCGGTGGAAGGCGGCGCACTCCTTCGTGCTTAAGGGCAGCGACACGAAGCTTTCCACGGCAGAAACGATGTACGACGCATCTAGCCACTTTGCGAACGCCAATGACGCAGTGGACGCTCTGAACTCGAAGGCACTGAACTGGCCTGCTGAGTTCTGCGTTGTGCAAAACACGGTGCTATGCGCCGACACGGTGTCTCACTGTGACCGCCAGGCCTTCCGCCGCTACGTCCGCGACAACAAGACGAACGTCAGCCTCAGCTCACAGCTCTTTGCGGCCACTACCGCCTTCGCAGCGGCCGTGGCAGCTGCCCCGGTTATCACCTCGGTGACTGCAGCTTCTGTGGGGCTCCCCGCCGGCGCCATCCCAGGCGACAAACAGTGGCCTAAGGCAACGAACGTGCGCAGCGAGATGGAGGAGTTCTTGAACttccagcggcagctgaagGAGTCGGTGCGGCGGGAGTGGAGTGAGTCATGCTGCGTGAGCGTGTATCAGATAACGCCGCGAGAGATGAAGTTCAACATCACCCCCGCCATCGGCTTGGCAAAGGATAATCTAAAGAAGGCGATTCACTACCTCAATCACGCCAAGGCAGCCTCGAAAGAGACAAACCCCTTGCATGACTACCCGTATGACTATGCCCTCTTGTTCTCCGTGGAGCGACAAGGTTACTGGCTGATTGCTGCGACGAATGTCCCGTGTGACATCGTGGCCTGCCGCATGGTTGTGTAG
- a CDS encoding hypothetical protein (TriTrypDB/GeneDB-style sysID: LpmP.20.4310) — MPLTADQAGSPLHYFSQVSLRKGNTEDAISGLDSVHPVDLTVSHRSRNQNLPPLKRYWRTRSVRRNHTQLNELGELENQLLPARSLSRLNTITNSGESDFTYISGPKYFFQQLVRQYPLAAFFVWTFLFLVELSMVVLYLIQSTMSYDVTWMHYDTQERSGWFYARTLLSVISLVQLFFAYSLSVMTITVVLITSIYQIIIFFVSIPSNLAWVSCLYVPYFMRCWPMRQYFLFILDSVALMMPRNRKLDLLRLAAGPLTLFICMVFSASGVFRIDQCFQGYPINMAVSIYFVVVTVSTVGFGDVTPQTQDGKAITIVIIFIFIAKMPTFIRVIRSTAKILKAYRSYTGRRNHFIVYGHLNREEAVSILDEVFCLYPMKSVCFCSKWFAPDVLSIGRHPTYRLRSTFLIVDTLDSFALRRMKAQDASAIIILPIREGYSSRVDDDVMLAAIIFERFVPKVPQYVWLRYGLHAKLLKGQRSCVIDEHIKKNIMASALLLPGIVPFLVNLVRSAWAEGVEPADLWTENGIEQWKSQYEYSRRNVLSTCLVPLRFVGATLGRVVANFKYRDVLIVGVEENERRVMRFDLNYRLKEQDVLMAVYERTRNSLSRALEEFSSPGPVNEAAGETYGANFCQGLNSEELLHANMNSSFVFYPYKSSASLCDMVPPQTPAISDGADTADKGDGHIDSKPEDEALSLEEVRRALMNIAGIVRAPRGIPLASLQLRRRTAAHLWHLTQRHRGLLVDLSMSVEDREEALRDVTDQINSSVLKAADMYLAAMSEQDRQAMELKRQDEVFLFIDQTSSILRKTATSVYEDVISQTIAQYELYVMMQCICAVHAHSRLTLLTLRRYPPHFFQTWKDTFGTPLRYIRGQGSLDSHLNYALTVDTDVTKVRGILLYCSQMGPRDFGDIPIFSVENSVLDLLEWNEQTRDGLSGAREQNIVVELQSFLFSIKVSPFHTDAVWRTRGESNFQDALAFMMGRFFASNMLITILIHSHRDSRIIKFFEMVLNLTSTANMFDKAVWANRSAQSQTLFKLCGNHSLRFQTFGDAFEFLLTKRQCVAIGVFRLFPASEMLSGMPRYFVTNPPMCMPLLMEDIIYCLDGSLRVACE; from the coding sequence ATGCCGCTCACAGCCGACCAGGCAGGAAGCCCCCTGCACTACTTCAGCCAGGTGTCCTTACGCAAGGGAAATACAGAGGATGCTATTAGCGGTCTCGACAGTGTGCATCCCGTTGACCTGACGGTTTCGCACCGGTCTCGCAACCAAAACTTGCCTCCTCTGAAGCGCTactggcgcacacgcagtgTCCGTCGCAATCATACCCAGCTGAACGAACTAGGTGAGCTGGAGAATCAGTTGCTTCCAGCAAGGAGCTTGTCAAGGTTGAACACTATCACCAACAGCGGAGAGAGCGACTTCACGTACATTTCTGGACCAAAGTACTTCTTCCAGCAGTTGGTGCGCCAGTACCCGCTCGCGGCCTTCTTTGTTTGGACATTCTTGTTCTTGGTGGAACTTTCCATGGTGGTGCTGTACCTTATTCAGTCTACTATGAGCTACGATGTCACTTGGATGCACTACGACACCCAAGAGCGCAGTGGGTGGTTCTACGCCCGCACCCTGCTCTCGGTCATCTCTCTTGTGCAGCTGTTCTTTGCCTACTCACTGAGCGTTATGACCATCACAGTGGTGCTCATCACGTCCATTTACCAAATCATCATCTTCTTCGTTTCGATCCCGTCGAATCTCGCGTGGGTCAGTTGCCTGTACGTGCCCTACTTTATGAGATGCTGGCCAATGCGGCAGTACTTTCTCTTTATCCTTGACTCCGTCGCGCTGATGATGCCGCGCAACCGCAAGCTTGACCTACTGCGACTGGCTGCTGGGCCACTGACGCTGTTTATCTGCATGGTGTTCTCTGCCTCTGGCGTCTTCCGCATCGATCAGTGCTTTCAGGGGTACCCCATAAATATGGCGGTGTCCATCTACTTTGTCGTCGTTACCGTGTCTACGGTGGGCTTTGGTGATGTGACGCCGCAGACCCAGGACGGCAAAGCCATCACCATTGTCATAATCTTTATCTTCATTGCGAAGATGCCAACGTTCATCCGTGTCATCCGCTCGACGGCGAAGATTTTGAAGGCGTACCGCTCCTACACGGGCCGCAGGAACCACTTTATCGTGTACGGCCACCTCAACCGCGAGGAGGCCGTTTCTATCTTGGATGAGGTGTTCTGCCTGTATCCGATGAAATCCGTGTGCTTCTGCAGCAAATGGTTTGCGCCAGACGTGCTCTCGATCGGCCGCCATCCTACCTaccggctgcgcagcacgtTTCTCATTGTGGACACACTGGACTCCTTCGCATTGCGTCGAATGAAAGCACAGGATGCGTCGGCGATCATTATCCTACCCATTCGCGAGGGTTACTCTTCCCGTGTCGATGACGACGTGATGCTCGCGGCCATCATCTTTGAGCGTTTTGTGCCTAAGGTGCCGCAGTATGTGTGGCTGCGCTACGGCCTCCATGCAAAACTGCTGAAGGGACAGCGCTCCTGCGTGATCGATGAACATATAAAAAAGAACATCATGGCGAGCGCGCTACTGCTACCGGGAATCGTACCGTTCTTGGTAAATCTCGTGCGGTCGGCGTGGGCTGAAGGCGTCGAACCGGCCGATCTGTGGACGGAGAATGGCATCGAGCAGTGGAAAAGTCAGTACGAGTACAGCCGGCGCAACGTACTCAGCACATGCTTGGTACCGCTGCGCTTTGTTGGCGCGACGTTGGGGCGCGTGGTGGCAAACTTTAAGTATCGCGACGTACTCATTGTCGGCGTGGAGGAAAACGAACGCAGGGTAATGCGCTTCGATCTCAACTACCGCCTGAAGGAGCAGGATGTCCTGATGGCCGTGTACGAGCGCACGCGGAACAGCCTGTCGCGTGCGCTGGAGGAGTTCAGCTCCCCCGGGCCTGTGAACGAGGCTGCCGGGGAGACGTACGGCGCCAACTTCTGCCAAGGCCTTAACAGTGAAGAACTTCTGCACGCCAACATGAATTCCTCTTTCGTCTTCTACCCGTACAAGAGCTCCGCCTCTCTGTGCGATatggtgccgccgcagacCCCCGCCATCAGCGACGGTGCCGACACAGCAGACAAGGGGGATGGCCATATCGACTCCAAGCCTGAGGATGAGGCGCTGTccttggaggaggtgcggcggGCGCTCATGAACATAGCCGGTATCGTGCGTGCCCCTCGCGGGATTCCGCTCGCTTCGCTGCAGCTTCGTCGCAGGACCGCCGCCCACCTATGGCACCTtacacagcgccaccgcggaCTTCTGGTGGACCTTTCCATGTCCGTTGAAGAtcgcgaggaggcgcttcGCGATGTGACGGATCAGATCAACTCATCGGTGCTCAAGGCCGCTGACATGTATCTCGCGGCGATGTCTGAGCAGGACCGGCAGGCGATGGAGCTGAAGCGCCAAGACGAGGTGTTTCTCTTTATTGACCAGACCAGTTCGATCCTCCGCAAGACGGCAACGTCCGTTTACGAAGACGTCATTTCGCAGACCATTGCGCAATACGAGCTGTACGTGATGATGCAGTGCATCTGCGCCGTGCACGCCCACTCTCGCCTGActctgctgacgctgcgAAGGTATCCGCCTCATTTTTTTCAGACCTGGAAGGATACCTTTGGCACCCCGCTGCGCTACATTCGTGGCCAAGGCTCATTGGACTCGCACCTGAACTACGCTTTAACAGTGGACACAGATGTCACCAAGGTGCGAGGCATTCTCTTGTACTGCTCTCAGATGGGCCCACGCGACTTTGGCGATATTCCCATCTTCTCCGTTGAGAACAGTGTTCTCGATCTGCTGGAGTGGAACGAGCAGACACGGGATGGGCTGAGCGGCGCGCGTGAGCAGAACATCGTCGTTGAGCTGCagtccttcctcttctctatTAAGGTGTCACCCTTCCACACCGACGCAGTGTGGCGCACACGTGGCGAATCCAACTTCCAGGATGCGCTCGCCTTCATGATGGGTCGTTTCTTCGCCTCGAATATGCTCATCACGATTCTTATTCATAGCCACCGCGACTCGCGCATCATCAAGTTTTTCGAAATGGTTTTGAATCTCACTTCGACTGCGAATATGTTTGACAAGGCGGTGTGGGCAAACCGCTCAGCACAGTCACAGACGCTATTCAAACTGTGCGGTAACCATTCGCTGCGCTTCCAGACCTTTGGAGACGCGTTCGAGTTTCTTCTGACGAAGCGGCAGTGCGTGGCGATCGGGGTGTTCCGGTTGTTCCCGGCATCCGAAATGCTGAGCGGCATGCCGCGCTACTTTGTCACTAACCCGCCCATGtgcatgccgctgctgatggaggaCATCATCTACTGTCTAGATGGCAGCTTGAGGGTGGCGTGTGAGTAG